One Primulina eburnea isolate SZY01 chromosome 4, ASM2296580v1, whole genome shotgun sequence genomic window, GGTCTTCCTCTTGCGGTAAGATTTATTTGCTCTACCGCTTTTCTAGGTTCCTAAAGTGATGCTAAGAATTAATCTGTGCAAGAAAGAATTGCAGTTCCAAAGCCAATTTTATGACATTCTAATGGGACTCAAATACTAGTGCTGAAGCCTTTAAATTTGTGTGGTAGATCACTTATAGTGTACCCTTCTCAGTCACGGCTGAATTGACTGCCGATTCAGGAGGTGGCCAAGGTACATACAGATTCTTGTTCTGTTTTCAGTTCTCGTCTATTTGAGAAGCTCTATCTTTGATCGAAGATGTATATTTTTTTCAGGGTTGGCAATTGGAGTTCTGAATCTCGCTATCGTTATACCTCAGGTAGCTACTATTACACTTTTCAATGTTAACCCGTGTTCCATGCCACCCTTTTTGTAAATGCTGAAAAGAATATAGGTCGATGATTCTCACGTTTAATGCTTCTGCCAATTCATTGCCATATAATTCTCTGTGGGTATGAAGGACGACTCATCaaattgtttgtttttattagATGATTGTATCCCTTGGTGCCGGTCCGTGGGATGCTTTATTTGGTGGTGGTAACATCCCTGCATTTGTTTTGGCCTCGGTAAGTGCTCTAGTAGCTGGTGTTATTGCAGTTCGCAAGCTACCCTCTCTTTCAAGCAGTTCTTATGAATCAACCGGATTCCATTTTGGTTGATCAATTTTCGGAATGCTTCTCCACTTTTCCAAAAGTCATGTGATTAAATCATATTACGACTCAACATCCAGGTTTATCTAAGCATTTGAGTATCATGCCTACTTACAGAGATGAGATCAGTAACATTCTTTCGTTATTTCTCTGCGGCAGGGGATTGTACCAAATGTAGTACAGTAATCTCGTGTAAACATTACCATACATATTTTTTATACCTCAGATTCGAGAGAACATGATACAGAAACAACCCTTAGATCTGATGTAGGTAACCTTTTCTTGTAATTCGAGTAatgttaatattttttcattacagCCTGTAGGTATGTGATAATGCTAGATTTTTAATAATACATCGGTATCGAGAAAACAGATATCCATTTTACTCAAGATGAAGCCAATAAGATACTTTATGTGCATTATTGACACCGACGTTAATGTACTTTTATTAAGCTCGTATATTAGGGGTGCCTATGGATCTGTTTGGTTTCTTCActgtgtttgaataaaaaaacCGGATTTAGATCATCTACAGTGTTGAAAACACAATATTTGATGCGGTGCACTTTTTATATGAGATGATCATATGATCATCTCGTGTATTCATCACAGTAGAGGATCCAAATCCAAAAAAACCAGTAATTAATCAGTTAAATCTTTGACACCAACATCCCTCCCCTCAACAGTGGGAAGGACATGCTCAATTGGCCCTACGGGTACTTACAATATCGGCAAAagcactagaaaaacaaaagATTCTcaaaattaattgaaatacaaaACTTAACGGTAGCTGATAATAGCGACTGATGACTGATCCGAGAAATTTGAGAAGTGGGCACGAGATTACCAAAGAGAGGCGAATTCATATACATTTGAGTAGGtcaattttgtaaatttttttaaaaaaatatgcatataaattttaaattgtatTAAAAATTTCATCCTCGCGCGCTTCGAGGGCAGTTGAAAAATCATTTTCGCAAGGAAGAAAGGGTAAAGTAAAGCATAAAAGGGCAGTTTATGCGCACACGGGGCATCAGTTTTTCTGGAGCTGAAATGCTCCAGATAAAGCATGGAGGCATGTGGAGCAGAACATTCAACTCTTTTTATTGCAATAAACAAAAAatctaaataataaaaataattgaaaaaaacACACATTAGCTCGTGTTTGGTTGTTTTTAGGAACgtaaaaagaatttttttatctGAGCAAAATTATATTACAATATAAcacattatttgaattttttaaatatgaaaaagtactacaaattaaatataaaataaaaatatttaaaaatcttatTAAAGGTTAACCTTCGATTTTTCAAAACATTAAACTTGACAATTATGAACTTTATTGTGATGTCAATCTTCCTTCCTATACTTCAATGCACACTCACATATTCAGTagtgcaaaaacttgtgtgaaacggtcttacgagtcgtattttgtgagacatatatcttattttggtcatccatgaaaaattattatttttatgctaagagtattactttttattgtgaatatcggtaggttgacccgtctcacagataaagttttgtgagaccgtctcacaagatacctatTTATTAAATagtacatttttttttatgagtgggtcttatgtgagaccgtctcacggatcttaatctgtgagacgagttaaccctactcatattcacaataaaaagtaatactcttggcataaaaagtaatactttttcatggatgactcaaataagagatatgtctcacaaatacgacccgtgaaatcgtctcacacaaggcGCCGATGGGAATTGAGTGAGTGCGTGTGCGCAACTCTTTTTTTTTCGTTGGGATGTGATAATCGTTCAAGTGGGAGAGTGATATCGAACCGTAATATTTGATAAGTTGTTgtacaatttaaaaaatttgagttgcaCTATTACCACCATCTTTAACTTTTCGTAAAGCGTCAACTGCTCGTTcctacaattgatatcagagccaaggttacGGATTCGATTCTCATTAACTACAATGATACAATGAGTACAATTATTGAGAGTATGTTgaagtgcaataattgtctctgaTGGGATATGTATCGAACCGAAACTCTCGAGTTACTATacagtttaaaagatttaagtTGTACTATTACCACTTATTATAGCTCTTGATAAAACCGTAAATACTTAATCTTAACAAAGTAATCCGagtaaaaatgaaaaatattacccAATATGTGATTACGGTATCGAGCCACAAGTCCACAACGTGTGctcacaaaattaatttttttaaaaaataatataccaCAAAAtatgtttttgttggttttatgaTAGATCTTGACAATTCTACCCAATATCATAGTCGAAAGGCCATGTTTGTGGTGGcaacaaattattaattatacgtatctaaattatatatatatatatatatatatatgtgtgtgtgtgtgtgtgtgtgtgtgtgcgcgtgCGTGCGTGTGCATTTTTTATTGTATATGTGTGTGGCGAATCCAGAAATATAGCTCTGTCCGGActgaaattttaaactctaaattttttaatattttaaattgatctaccctgaagtaatatcatattattataaaattatacaaaatttacatatacattttttttaaaaaaaattgaaacaatCCCACGTAAACAAGCACATGTCTCCGGCCCTGAATGTGGTGTGCgtgttttttattcaaaatttgagCTGCACAAGACGTTGGGAGAACATGCCATGCAtggataaaaaaattatatgttaaTTTTGGATAATTTGATATTAGTTTGAATGtctcaatttaaaaaaattataaaatataaattctaGTGTAACAAATTTATTGGCTCCGTCGTTACATGCATGGATCGGATCCACAATCCACCCAAATACCATAGGGTAAGCCTTTCAGCTTCCAACTAATAAAGTCATTTGATACTCTTTGTCTCGGCCTCTAAATTGGGCCCCacttacacacacacatatatatctatatacatatgtgtatatatatatacacacatacatatatgtaagagtgttcatcggtcggttcgattcggttttcgattttttatttcggttatttcggtcagTTAATTAGGTTTtagtataattatttaaattaataacataaatatattgtaaaatataataggTTAACTTTCTACATATTTTctttgtaaaatatttaaacacaatgtctgaattaattaaacaaacaacaatcaactaaaaattgttcaaaatgatttttcaatattcactaaatatcatatcaatcaaaatatataatataaataaaatattaaaaaattattaattgaatgaaatttcggttttttcggttttgatatatatataatccgaaaccgaaccaaataaacttcggttttaacatttatatccgaattataaaatacgactttcggttcggttcggttcggtgttcggttttttcagtttggattttcgattttttcggttttatccgaagtttgaactaCCTCAACATACATGATGGATGGAGATAGGGATGTCTGATTTTGTTACGACTTATTACAATTTGAATAATGTTAAAGGTACAACCAAAATATCGTACAACGATATTTACAACAATTAAATCgtgagattttgttattatatcGTGAGATTTTTCATTGAGTTTATCACGAGATGTTGATAAATGACATTTTTGTATTGAATTTTTTGTGTTGTACGAATTGTTATACAAATTTGGTTGTGTATGTAGCATTACTCCTAAAAAATTTTGGCTACGCTGATATGCATACGTTTATGTTAACGAAGACACATTATTTACGTGAAATGCGCTTCTTAAATCATGATAGAAATTAAATAACTATCGTTACGAGTATTGTTTCTAATTATAATTATAGATATTGTATGCTTAAATATATGTGTTGTATTTTAGTATTAGAGCATCCGCATTGGTGGGTTTTATAACACCCACCACCTCATCAAAAATCGTGGGGTCCACATGCCACATACACATTACATTAACACATCTATTCTCCCACATTCATTTTAACATTCACACTCATTATTTGTAGGTCCCGCTGTCCACTCATTCATCTCACTcttattttacattaaataaattcaatttcaaattttttaagaaatttaaattattattattttatattaataataatttgtttttatatatgtaacaacgtttagcgacggttagttAAACGCCGTCGTAAAAAGCGAcgatttagcgacggtttaaaaaaacccgtcgctaaatgaCCAATTTTTTTGGTCGTCCAAATATAATTCAAAACACGTGGAGCCCGCGTGTCagcagatcggcgacggtttctatAAATCCGTCGCTAGGAGCGACGgattttaaaaaaccgtcgctaaatgtggaattttaaaaaaaaataggctGACACATGGGGCGTTCATCGGCGTTCATACAGATGAACGCCCCACACCCTCTCTCATGTGAGTGGGCGTTATAACGCCCACTCACATTGGAGAGTGGGTGTTAAAGGGGTGTTATAACACCCTTTTTAACACCCAATGTGGGTGcccttatttaaaaatatcaaaatgttATAATGTTTTTTAGGATTATCTCATCTGAcatatattgaaaaatataaaaaaatgtgttaaacgtcaattttgtgagataggtcttttatttgaatcactcatgaaaaacattattttttatgctaaaaatattaatttttattgtaaatatgcgCATGGTTGACACGTTTAACGAATAAAAATCCGTGATGGGACAAAGCTAAACATaaacaaattttatttaaacgGAAACAACTAATTAAAATCAACCTTACGTATGCACACAAtgtaaaaaattttaatttctcaAAATTGGTCACTTTTTAAAATTCCTTATTATCTCGTGAATTTTACACAGACTGACTTTCGAATTAACAGGAAAAGAAACATATTTCAAAAGGTGACGTGCGTGGCCAGGGGCCGAATCAGTGAACCAAATCCAGGAATTTGTATGTAAAATGAAATTCTCAAATATtatgttaaattaaatatttattcggtCAAGGAAAATAGTCGATATGGCCTAATCGATACCTGAGGATGTACAATTGGACAAAAATGGAAGGGACAGCTTGGGATGGCCAATGAAAAGATATTGGCTTTTAGTCccctttattttatatatatatatatatatatatatatatatatatatttcaaaaagaaaaaagaaagagttttggtgtgtgtaaaatGCTTAGCCAGCCAAGAGGATAATGGGATGGGAAAGGGGAGTGGGGTTGATGTTGGTGCATGCATGATGTATGTTGGTAGGATGGCTGGCTGGCTGGCAAAACCTACCCCCCCTTCTTTGGACCCATCCTTTAAATTCTTGCACACTTTTCAATCTCAATCCATTCACAActgccacacacacacacacacacacacacacacacacacatatatatatatatatatatatatatatatatatatattcgagtATTTGGTCTATTTTTTCACACATCGGATGCCATATTAATGTAGACTAATCTTCACAGGTTTTCCAACgtcaaaggtttagggtttattCTTATTTCCACaattttatcaaacttgtgaatTTTTCTCACAAATGCAAAAATTGTTATCAAAGATTGATCAATCTTTATGCAGCATTTATAGGTTGTTTTTCACTCGAGTTGTCAAAGACGGGTtttttgaaggttcgtttgaaTTTCGATTATTCCATATCGTGATTATTTGTTATTAAGATTTTTCATAGTGTAAAAATGAATATCACAAACAactacttgtttcaaaagatagGAACACACAACGATTATTTATTTCATCGAATCTAGGGCATGGTTTTTGTTTTAGATCACGTTTGATTTTATCACATCATTCTTTGTGGCAACAGTTCTATAAATGCCAGCTTTACAACCGAGTAGTCTAAGGGGTTGGTTTACTTTTAGACATATTTCATTTACTTTTCTAtgttgagtaggtctcatgcgagaccgtctcacagatctcaatctgtgagacgggtcaaccctacccatattcacaataaaaagcaatactcttagcataaaaagtaatattttttcatggattatccaaataaagatccgtctcacaaaatacgacatgtgagaccgtctcacataagtttttgtgttCTATGTTAATATGACGCTGCatagaaatatatatatgaaaaaaatcAACATATTGTATTAAAGTTAAATTTTGACCAATTAGAAACCAACTTAGAGTACAATTTTCGGAATTTTCGAATATGTAGCTTGTAAATCGATTAAAAATTTCtttgcattattattattattattattattattattattattattattattttaaaaataaaataaaaaataaaacaagttTTATCCGCTTCCCCTACTGTTGCATATATTTAGGACAGGACACGTAACCTATTTAGGATGAAGACTAACATTTTGCCGCTACtagaatttgaatttaatagtactacatcacaattaaaatgtttagtagctaaaaaaaatcgaaatatcGCAATTTGATTGCTACATTCCATTGATTTGTGAAAGCAATTATTGCCAACGACTACAAAGTTTACGACTGAAAAATAATTGAATACATTTACATATTTACCCCACCaccccccccccacccccccccccccccgccGCCCGGCCTTAAATCACTCATTTCTCCTATTAAAGGCATGTTGTATGAACCCATTTCTTCTTATTTAGCCAGGGAATCAGGCTATACAATTTTTTGTCTGCTTGCccttttatttcaaaattttcaatgacAACTGTCCACGTTGAAAAATATAGGCACCCCACTTCATTTACaagaaaataaatcaaaatttccCCTCCATCATTTTCCATATTCAAAAAACAAACAACTTCTAGCCAAATTTATCCGCAATATGGATCACAAAATGAAATACacatatttcaaataaaaaaaatcctaCAAAATTTCCATTTATTGACTCAAATTTTAACCATAGACTAAAAAACTACAACTAGCAAGTTTAATTTATCTATTTAGACTTCTAAGTGGCATGCAGATTTGTTCTAAACTCTTTAGTAATAATTATTACTACCATTTGATCTGTCTATCCATCTTGTTGCAATAAAAGTAAAacgaatttatatatatatatatatatatatatatatatatatatatatatatatatatatatatatatatatatataatcccaCTTCTCACAAATGAAAAACCCACACGATTCACAgattcattatatatatatttaatatttgcTCACTtttcaatctctttttcaagaaaatacaTACATCATCATGACTAGTTGTGGATCAGTATTCCTGATCTCACTTCAACTGCAGGTGGAACAGTATAATTTATAGGTTATGATCTGTGCTGAAAATGGCATTCTTTCACTCCAATTTTATGCTGCAAACTCCTCATCATGAAGATGATGATCACGATCAGCCCTCCACTTCTCTTGCTGTACCGATTCTTCCTTCTTGCAGTCCCCAAGAATTTCATGGTATGTACTTTTGTTTTTATTGCAGGGAATAATTCTTTTATGTGTATGCTCTGAAGATGGatgatgattttttttcttgttttttttggtCGAGCAACGCAATATTTCATAGATTATACATGCACGTATGAAATCttgaaattttcatttatttatcTCATGATGATTATGATCTTTAAACCCTAAATCTTTACTCTTTCTTGGTGTAGGCGGCGTGGCTTCACTGCTAGGGAAGAGATCATCCATGTCGTTTGCCACCGGAATCGACATCTGCGAAGAGATAAACAATCACGGGGATCAGGATGAACTATCCGACGACGGATCCCAGCTCGGGGAGAAGAAGAAGAGGCTGAACATGGAGCAAGTGAAGACACTTGAGAAGAACTTTGAACTGGGAAACAAGCTGGAGCCCGAAAGGAAGCTGCAGCTGGCCCGGGCCCTCGGGCTTCAGCCCAGACAGATCGCCATTTGGTTCCAGAACAGGAGAGCCAGATGGAAGACGAAGCAACTGGAGAAAGATTACGAGATTTTGAAGAGACAATTTGATGCTGTCAAGTCAGAAAACGATGCACTTCAAGTGCAGAATCAGAAACTCCATGCTGAGGTAATTTAaagtttacattttttttttacattttaggAACAATTaatgttccaagaaattaacaCAAGTAGAAAATTATaagcaaataaaataaaattgtgagcattattgaaaataaattaaagattTTCACAGATTTTGTCACTGAAGACAAGGGAGCCAACAGAATCCATCAATCTGAACAAAGAAACAGAAGGCTCCTGCAGCAACAGAAGTGAAAACAGCTCAGAAATAAAGCTTGACATATCAAGAAATCCGGCCATTGATAGCCCAACTTTACCCACCAATCCGAGTACCACAAGCAGGCAATTCTTCCCATCATCACTCAGGCCTAATGTAATCTCACATCTCTTCCAGAATTCGACGTCCTCGAGGCCCGAAAATCAGTGTCCGAAAATGGATCATCATCCAAATATCAAGGAGGAAAGCCTTTGCAATATGTTCTGCGGGATGGATGATCAGACAGGGTTTTGGCCATGGCTAGAACAACAACATTTCAATTAAGACATCGAACGAGATTTCGTGCGTGTAAATGACCTGAAAACTTGTCCAAATTTGATTGTACATCGAGATGGTATGGTCAAATTATCATATATTATAAGTTTTGATGATTAAATTTGTTGTTTCGATACATTAGAGCTGGTGTACAAAGTAGTAGAATGTGGAATATCGCCACTTGATGAGGAGGGGAAAGATCAAAGAATATTCGAGTTTCTCGGAGATCAGAATAAAGAAGCATGTGGATACACAGTTCTTGCTTACATGATATTAgtataatatgtttttttcatGTAAGATAACCGAAAAATGTCTTATCATATTCAAATTCAATTGTTAAATTTTGTTTATCCAATGTTACATCTCTAAATTTCCCCCCTTTCTCGTCTTCATTTGATCTCTTCATTAGCAATAGATTGCAAAAACCCACCAATATTATAAATGATAAATGTTACGAAAATGGGTATGCCGCGGATGCCGACCCTTCCGTCAGCATCAATGGCTAAAAATTTAACCATCTGATCTTACCATTGATGCTGGTAGAATAGTATACCGAAAAATCCACAAAATTCTCGATGAAGATTTATTAGAAGAAATAAGGTGAGAATGAAGCACAAATTCCAAGGAAATATGGAAGAGGACAAAGGAAATCTATGGAAGGGTAGAGAACAAGGAGAGTAGGGCAACAGTCACTCTCTTGAAGTGGACATTTGctgaaatttaatttaatcgtTTTCCATTCTTATGGTGACAAGTTGACAATGATATATCTATAAATAAAAGACATATATggaatcaaataaaaataaattttgtggGCTATGGAGATTTGAATTTTCTAACACTCCAGCTCTATTTTGCTGCGATTTCTTGTTAAATgacaatttttttcaaatatgaaCTATATTTTATTTGTTCAGTTGAAAagggaaaataaaaataaaatgatatttttcttaaaaataatCTTGAAACTACTGAATTCCATGCATGATCTCATGAATGATgcatcatcataatcaattattGACAACTTTTTACGGCATATTCAGATTTTCAGCATTAAATCTGTCAGAATATGTTTGGGCAATTTCTCCACAATTAtttgtgttttttaaaaaaagagccATCACTCCTCGTGTATTGGGGGCTCCATTAAAACAAATTCagattaataaatatatatatatttctttttcctttttttaattAGAAAAACTACACTTTTTGACAAACAATATTAAACGACCAAAATCATTACTAGAATGTATTAACCACATATGTAATTACTGGCCTAGAAAACCCGTTTACATCAATAAAGAAATAGTTTTTTGTATTTTCGAAAAACATGCTGATATAGCATAGCAACAATTAGATTTGTCAAACATGCTAAACTATGGCGTAACGAGGTAAGCCGACCCGAAAAAACCCGcaaaaaaaacagaaaaattaaaaaagtattataattattcaaaaaaatcatatcataaataaatgtttataaaaaatatcaacaaaattttttattat contains:
- the LOC140830633 gene encoding homeobox-leucine zipper protein ATHB-13-like; this translates as MAFFHSNFMLQTPHHEDDDHDQPSTSLAVPILPSCSPQEFHGGVASLLGKRSSMSFATGIDICEEINNHGDQDELSDDGSQLGEKKKRLNMEQVKTLEKNFELGNKLEPERKLQLARALGLQPRQIAIWFQNRRARWKTKQLEKDYEILKRQFDAVKSENDALQVQNQKLHAEILSLKTREPTESINLNKETEGSCSNRSENSSEIKLDISRNPAIDSPTLPTNPSTTSRQFFPSSLRPNVISHLFQNSTSSRPENQCPKMDHHPNIKEESLCNMFCGMDDQTGFWPWLEQQHFN